A portion of the Lolium rigidum isolate FL_2022 chromosome 1, APGP_CSIRO_Lrig_0.1, whole genome shotgun sequence genome contains these proteins:
- the LOC124656167 gene encoding uncharacterized protein LOC124656167 has protein sequence MAAELAVSVLAKTLRWIMSRSSRQPESEHCASTADWTDLPSDLLARILQLLQLPEALVVAAVCTSWRSVAEAAGDPRARIPWLVSWKPTTGYCRSSEFRNLLDTHKTYKVSLPEGRCHLDWCGSSHGWLVASNEYSNLVLYHPFTFDIIHLPPITDLVCVKAVRDGDGNIVGYCYGKDLEHEPTQHAVHSLGTWFYQKVVLSCDPSQDGDYVAVTIYYDANCMSFARSREGCWRLAATIADGSDDRICYHVKNTLWPVDANVVLTIPMREDMDVFWAWNPDPKGIFTANG, from the exons ATGGCGGCGGAGCTCGCCGTATCCGTCCTCGCCAAGACCCTCCGATGGATCATGTCGCGCTCGTCGCGACAACCAGAGTCAG AACATTGTGCAAGTACCGCCGACTGGACGGACCTCCCAAGCGACCTCCTTGCGCGCATCTTACAACTTCTTCAGCTCCCTGAAGCTCTTGTTGTCGCAGCCGTCTGCACCTCGTGGCGCTCGGTTGCAGAGGCTGCTGGCGACCCTCGTGCCCGCATCCCTTGGCTCGTATCATGGAAACCTACAACGGGCTACTGTCGGAGCAGTGAGTTCCGGAACCTCCTCGACACCCACAAGACCTACAAGGTTAGTTTGCCTGAGGGGCGGTGTCACCTCGACTGGTGTGGATCCTCCCATGGTTGGCTCGTTGCATCGAACGAATACTCCAACCTTGTGCTATACCACCCCTTCACCTTTGACATTATCCATCTCCCACCCATTACCGATTTGGTATGTGTGAAGGCAGTCCGCGACGGTGATGGAAACATTGTGGGCTATTGTTATGGAAAGGATCTTGAGCATGAGCCTACGCAGCATGCTGTACATTCCCTCGGCACATGGTTCTACCAGAAGGTGGTGTTATCATGTGATCCATCTCAAGATGGTGACTACGTTGCTGTAACCATTTACTATGATGCCAACTGTATGTCTTTTGCAAGATCAAGAGAAGGCTGCTGGCGACTTGCTGCTACTATAGCCGATGGAAGCGACGATCG TATTTGTTACCACGTGAAAAACACGCTTTGGCCGGTTGATGCAAATGTGGTGCTTACGATCCCAATGAGAGAGGACATGGATGTTTTCTGGGCTTGGAATCCTGACCCGAAAGGCATTTTCACCGCAAATGGCTAG